One Setaria viridis chromosome 7, Setaria_viridis_v4.0, whole genome shotgun sequence genomic region harbors:
- the LOC117863247 gene encoding potassium transporter 19: protein MALETDQQDPARGTKRVVGILQRHDSLYGDAEKVSSAQHHGSQDNWIRTLRLAFQCIGVIYGDIGTSPLYVYASTFSSGISNIDDLYGVLSLILYSIILLTMIKYVFVVLYANDKGDGGTFALYSLISRYAKVSLIPNQQAEDAMVSSYGLDIVSAPMRRAQWMKKNLESSKVAKVAIFLLTILGTSMVISDGALTPAISVLSAVSGLQQKAPQLKQGQIVLISVVILVVLFSVQRFGTDKVGYSFAPIILLWFLCIGGIGFYNLIKYDVGVLRAFYPKYIVDYFKRNGKDAWISLGGILLCFTGTEAMFADLGHFNVRAVQISFSFALFPAVSLAYIGQAAFLRKHPEHVLDTFYRSIPGPLFWPTFVIAVAAAIIASQAMISGSFSIIQQSQTLGCFPRVKVLHTSKLYEGQVYIPEVNFALGLLCVIITLAFRTTTDIGHAYGICVTTVMIITTILLVIVMLLIWRVSIWLIIPFCLVYGFVEFVYLSAVMYKFTEGGYLPIVIATLLVVMMAVWHYVHVKKYWYELEHIVTNEAMRQLIQKHDVKRISGVGFLYTELVQGISPIFPHLIEKIPFVHSVLMFVSIKHLPIPHVEASERFLFRNVESKTSRMFRCVARYGYNDKLEDTKEFAASLIEGLQSYIEEGHLITDIQVQETETQTTSIADSNTRPHKAGSSTVYIEEALTANETTGLTQPRISSYSAHSSGRISEEQSRTIAEEKQFIQRELQKGVVYILGETEIKAGPNSSFVKKVVVNYMYSFLRKNFRQGEKAFAIPRQQILKVGMVYEI from the exons ATGGCTCTTGAAACTGATCAACAGGATCCTGCTAGAGGCACAAAAAGAGTTGTTGGAATTCTCCAGCGTCATGACTCGCTCTATGGTGATGCAGAAAAAGTATCCAGCGCACAGCATCATGGCTCTCAG GACAATTGGATTCGAACACTGCGTTTAGCATTCCAGTGCATTGGAGTCATATATGGTGACATCGGGACATCACCACTCTATGTGTATGCAAGCACCTTTTCAAGTGGCATCAGCAATATTGATGATCTCTATGGAGTCCTGTCACTTATTCTTTACAGCATTATTCTTCTAACTATGATTAAGTACGTCTTCGTTGTGCTGTATGCAAATGATAAAGGGGACG GTGGCACGTTTGCACTTTATTCATTGATATCGCGCTACGCCAAAGTGAGTTTGATTCCAAATCAGCAAGCTGAAGATGCAATGGTCTCAAGCTATGGTCTGGATATAGTATCAGCACCTATGAGGAGGGCTCAGTGGATGAAGAAAAATCTGGAAAGTAGTAAGGTGGCTAAGGTTGCAATTTTCCTCCTTACCATACTGGGCACCTCAATGGTTATCAGTGATGGTGCTTTAACCCCAGCAATATCTG TGCTCTCTGCAGTTAGTGGTCTCCAACAGAAAGCACCTCAACTGAAACAAG GTCAAATAGTACTGATCTCCGTAGTCATTCTAGTTGTGCTGTTCTCTGTTCAGcgtttcgggacagacaaagtTGGCTACTCTTTTGCACCCATTATTCTGCTCTGGTTCCTGTGCATCGGTGGTATTGGGTTCTACAATTTAATCAAATACGATGTGGGCGTTCTGAGAGCCTTTTATCCAAAATATATTGTAGACTACTTCAAAAGGAATGGAAAGGATGCTTGGATCTCCCTTGGAGGCATCCTCCTATGCTTTACAG GTACGGAAGCCATGTTTGCTGACCTTGGCCATTTCAACGTAAGGGCAGTTCAG ATTAGCTTCAGCTTCGCTCTATTCCCGGCGGTGTCTCTAGCTTATATTGGGCAAGCTGCGTTCCTACGTAAACACCCAGAGCATGTTCTTGATACTTTCTACAGATCTATTCCAG GACCATTATTCTGGCCAACCTTCGTaattgctgttgctgctgcaatCATTGCAAGCCAGGCTATGATATCTGGTTCATTTTCGATAATTCAACAGTCACAAACATTGGGCTGTTTTCCCAGGGTTAAAGTGCTACACACCTCAAAATTGTACGAGGGGCAAGTGTACATCCCAGAAGTGAACTTTGCCCTTGGGTTGCTTTGTGTGATAATAACGCTTGCATTTCGGACAACTACTGATATTGGCCATGCGTATG GAATTTGTGTCACTACTGTGATGATTATAACAACTATTCTGCTGGTAATCGTGATGCTTCTCATATGGAGGGTGAGCATTTGGCTGATTATACCATTCTGCCTGGTGTACGGTTTCGTAGAGTTCGTCTATCTTTCTGCAGTAATGTACAAATTCACAGAGGGAGGGTACCTGCCAATTGTCATTGCAACACTTTTGGTGGTAATGATGGCCGTGTGGCACTATGTGCATGTAAAGAAATACTGGTATGAGCTCGAGCACATAGTTACAAATGAAGCCATGAGACAATTGATTCAGAAACACGATGTGAAAAGAATTTCCGGAGTAGGCTTCCTCTATACAGAACTAGTCCAGGGAATCTCGCCCATATTTCCCCACCTCATTGAGAAAATCCCCTTCGTGCATTCAGTACTTATGTTTGTTTCTATCAAACACCTTCCAATCCCTCATGTGGAAGCCTCGGAGCGCTTCCTCTTCAGAAATGTTGAGTCAAAAACTTCCAGGATGTTCCGGTGCGTGGCACGCTACGGATACAACGATAAACTAGAAGACACTAAGGAATTTGCTGCTTCCCTCATTGAAGGCCTCCAGTCATATATTGAAGAGGGACACCTTATCACAGACATTCAAGTTCAAGAAACTGAGACCCAAACAACCTCCATTGCAGATAGCAACACAAGACCTCACAAAGCGGGTAGCTCCACGGTGTACATTGAAGAGGCACTGACGGCAAATGAAACAACAGGTCTCACCCAACCTCGCATAAGCAGCTACTCAGCACACTCATCTGGAAGGATCAGCGAAGAGCAATCCCGCACAATCGCAGAAGAAAAACAGTTTATTCAGAGGGAGCTGCAGAAAGGAGTGGTCTATATCCTGGGAGAGACCGAAATAAAGGCTGGGCCTAATTCTTCATTTGTCAAGAAGGTTGTTGTCAACTACATGTACTCATTCCTGAGGAAGAACTTCAGGCAAGGGGAGAAGGCTTTTGCGATCCCAAGGCAGCAGATTCTCAAGGTGGGAATGGTATATGAAATCTAA
- the LOC117864687 gene encoding LOW QUALITY PROTEIN: glutamate--tRNA ligase, cytoplasmic (The sequence of the model RefSeq protein was modified relative to this genomic sequence to represent the inferred CDS: inserted 1 base in 1 codon; deleted 1 base in 1 codon), whose amino-acid sequence MDGVESRCRNSTVEENLSLWKEMVNGTERGMQCCVRGKLDMQDPNKSLRDPVYYRCNTGPHHRVGSKYRVYPTYDFACPFVDAFEGVTHALRSSEYHDRNAQYYRILQDMGLRRVEIYEFRRLNMVYTLLSKRKLLWFVQNKKVEDGTDPRFPTVQGIVRRGLKVEALTQFILQQGASKNLNLMEWDKLWTINKKLIDPVCARHTAVLKDQRVIFTLTNGPEKPFVRILPRHKKCEAAGKKATTFANRIWLDYADASAISKGEEVTLMDWGNAIIKEIKMENGVITELVGELHLEGSXKTTKLKTTWLADIEELAPLSLVEFDYLISKKKLEEDEDFLDNLNPCTRRETPALGDANMRNLKHGEVIQLERKGYYRCDAPFIRSSKPVVLFAIPDGRQQASLN is encoded by the exons atggatGGTGTTGAATCAAGGTGCAGAAATAGTACTGTTGAGGAAAATCTCTCATTATGGAAAGAGATGGTTAATGGGACTGAAAGGGGTATGCAGTGCTGTGTGCGGGGTAAACTCGACATGCAGGATCCTAACAAGTCGCTCAGGGATCCTGTTTACTACCGCTGTAATACTGGTCCTCACCATCGTGTTGGTTCAAAGTACAGGGTCTATCCAACATATGACTTTGCTTGCCCATTTGTTGATGCATTCGAGGGAGTGACGCATGCTCTTCGTTCCAGTGAATACCATGACCGGAATGCACAATATTATCGAATTCTTCAAGATATGGGGTTGAGGAGAGTAGAAATTTATGAATTCAGAAGATTGAATATGGTTTACACTCTTCTCAGCAAGCGGAAGCTTCTTTGGTTTGTACAAAATAAGAAGGTTGAGGATGGGACCGATCCACGTTTTCCCACTGTTCAAGGCATTGTCCGTCGTGGCTTGAAGGTTGAGGCATTGACACAATTTATACTCCAACAG GGTGCTTCAAAAAATCTGAATCTGATGGAGTGGGATAAACTGTGGACAATCAACAAGAAGCTAATCGATCCAGTGTGCGCAAGGCATACTGCTGTTTTGAAAGATCAGCGCGTGATATTTACTCTTACCAATGGTCCAGAGAAGCCATTTGTTCGAATTTTACCAAGGCATAAGAAATGTGAGGCTGCTGGAAAGAAGGCTACAACCTTTGCTAACAGAATTTGGCTAGATTATGCTGATGCATCAGCCATTAGCAAGGGTGAGGAAGTAACCCTAATGGACTGGGGGAATGCTATCATTAAAGAGATCAAGATGGAGAATGGAGTGATTACTGAACTAGTTGGAGAGCTACATCTTGAGGGCT GTAAGACAACAAAATTGAAGACCACATGGCTAGCAGATATAGAGGAGCTCGCCCCCCTTTCGTTGGTGGAATTCGATTATCTCATCAGCAAGAAAAAG ctggaggaggatgaagactTCCTCGACAATCTCAACCCTTGCACTCGGCGAGAGACC CCAGCCCTCGGAGACGCAAACATGAGGAACCTCAAGCATGGAGAGGTCATACAGCTCGAGAGGAAAGGCTACTACAGGTGTGACGCCCCTTTTATCAGGTCATCGAAACCGGTGGTCCTGTTTGCGATCCCAGATGGTCGACAGCAGGCCTCGCTGAACTAG
- the LOC140223544 gene encoding LOW QUALITY PROTEIN: uncharacterized protein (The sequence of the model RefSeq protein was modified relative to this genomic sequence to represent the inferred CDS: substituted 2 bases at 2 genomic stop codons) codes for MDMMKVLNSDAHKWLERMPPQVWVRAFFSTYPKCDILLNNSCEVFNKYILAVSEMPPLSMLEQIKRKLMTRHYNEXKELGDLWXGPICPKIRTKLRKNCELANTCYALPAGKGIFEVQGRTNKYIVDIRLKTCDCRRWDLTGIPCSHAISCLRHEKIPPELVVHECYSSGNYMKAYANTIWSCKDKSAWYKVDASNVLPPKYEKKVGRLAKSRRKQPHEVEGPNGPKMSKHGVIIHCRYYGGSGHNRAGCQKRKKDQCATDEPSTPQDSTHQAGDMTDDDPYIS; via the exons ATGGATATGATGAAGGTTCTAAATAGTGATGCTCACAAGTGGTTAGAGAGGATGCCACCACAAGTATGGGTTAGAGCATTTTTTAGTACTTATCCCAAGTGTGACATCCTATTGAACAATAGTTGTGAGGTTTTCAATAAGTACATATTAGCTGTCAGTGAGATGCCT cccctaagtatgTTAGAGCAAATCAAGAGAAAGCTGATGACAAGGCATTATAACGAATAGAAAGAGCTAGGAGATCTTTGGTAGGGTCCTATCTGCCCAAAGATTAGAACGAAGTTGAGGAAGAACTGTGAACTTGCTAACACATGTTATGCTCTGCCTGCTGGGAAGGGTATTTTTGAGGTGCAAGGGAGAACCAACAAGTACATTGTTGACATTAGACTTAAGACTTGTGACTGTAGAAGGTGGGATCTCACTGGTATACCTTGCTCACATGCCATTTCCTGTTTGAGGCACGAAAAAATTCCACCTGAGTTAGTTGTTCATGAGTGTTACTCCTCAGGAAACTACATGAAGGCTTATGCTAACACAATTTGGTCATGCAAGGATAAGAGTGCTTGGTATAAGGTTGATGCCTCTAATGTGCTCCCACCTAAATATGAGAAGAAGGTTGGTAGGCTAGCAAAATCAAGAAGGAAGCAGCCACATGAAGTTGAAGGCCCAAATGGTCCTAAAATGTCAAAACATGGAGTCATCATACACTGCAGGTACTATGGAGGTTCAGGACACAACAGAGCTGGATgtcaaaagagaaagaaagaccAGTGTGCAACAGATGAGCCTTCTACACCTCAAGATTCCACACATCAAGCTGGAGACATGACAGATGATGATCCATATATTTCTTAG
- the LOC117864432 gene encoding potassium transporter 1, producing MSLEVENPGGGESANRLSLKRHDSLFGDAEKVSHGKYHGSEGSWARTLHLAFQSVGIIYGDIGTSPLYVYSSTFPDGIKYNDDLLGVLSLIIYTLIIIPMLKYVFIVLYANDNGDGGTFALYSLISRYAKIRMIPNQQAEDAMVSNYSIEAPNSQLRRAQWFKQKLESSMVAKIVLFTLTILGTSMVMGDGTLTPAISVLSAVSGIREKAPNLTQTEVVWISVAILFMLFSVQRFGTDKVGYTFAPVISVWFLLIAGIGLYNLVVHDIGVLRAFNPWYIVQYFKRNGKDGWVSLGGVILCVTGTEGMFADLGHFNIRAVQISFSGILFPSVTLCYIGQAAYLRKFPENVGDTFYRSIPGPLFWPTFVVAILAAIIASQAMLSGAFAILSKALSLGCLPRVQVIHTSKKYEGQVYIPEVNFMMGLASIIVTIAFRTTTSIGNAYGICVVTTFSITTHLVTVVMLLIWKKHIIFVLLFYVVFTCTELIYLSSILSKFIQGGYLPFCFALVLMTLMATWHYVHVKRYWYELDHIVPTNQMTTLLEKNDVQRIPGVGLLYTELVQGIPPVFPRLIKKIPSVHSIFLFMSIKHLPISHVVPAERFLFRQVGPREHRMFRCVARYGYSDSLEEPKEFAGFLVDRLKMFIQEEIAFAQNDAENEDHTEVPDAPTRPRRSTNSVVHSEEAIEPRVSSNSGRITVHANQTIEEEKQLIDREVERGVVYLMGEATVSAGPKSSILKKVVVNYIYTFLRKNLTEGHKALSIPKDQLLKVGITYEI from the exons ATGTCGCTCGAGGTCGAGAACCCTGGGGGCGGTGAGTCGGCCAACCGGCTCAGCCTCAAGCGCCATGACTCGCTCTTCGGCGATGCGGAGAAGGTCTCTCATGGCAAGTACCATGGCTCCGAG GGGAGCTGGGCCCGGACGCTGCATCTTGCCTTCCAGAGCGTCGGCATCATCTATGGCGACATCGGGACGTCGCCGCTCTATGTCTACTCCAGCACCTTCCCTGACGGCATCAAGTACAACGACGACCTGCTGGGCGTCTTGTCGCTCATCATCTACACCCTCATCATCATTCCCATGCTCAAATACGTCTTCATCGTGCTGTATGCAAACGACAATGGAGATG GTGGCACGTTTGCACTTTACTCGCTGATATCACGGTACGCGAAGATCAGGATGATCCCCAACCAGCAAGCAGAGGATGCCATGGTGTCCAACTACAGCATAGAAGCGCCAAACTCACAGCTGAGGAGGGCACAGTGGTTCAAGCAGAAGCTTGAGTCCAGCATGGTAGCCAAGATTGTGCTCTTCACCCTCACAATCCTTGGCACATCCATGGTGATGGGCGATGGAACCTTGACACCAGCAATATCTG TGCTCTCTGCAGTGAGCGGGATCAGAGAAAAAGCACCAAACTTGACTCAGA CGGAAGTTGTCTGGATCTCTGTGGCAATTCTGTTCATGCTCTTCTCAGTCCAGCGTTTCGGTACTGACAAAGTCGGGTACACCTTCGCTCCTGTCATCTCGGTGTGGTTCCTTCTGATAGCTGGCATCGGACTGTACAACCTCGTTGTCCACGACATCGGTGTTTTGCGGGCCTTCAATCCATGGTACATTGTACAATACTTCAAAAGGAATGGGAAGGATGGATGGGTTTCACTTGGTGGCGTTATCTTGTGTGTCACAG GCACTGAAGGTATGTTTGCCGACCTAGGACACTTCAACATCAGGGCTGTTCAG ATCAGCTTCAGCGGTATCTTGTTCCCGTCAGTGACGCTATGTTACATCGGGCAGGCCGCATACCTGAGGAAATTTCCAGAGAACGTTGGGGACACCTTCTATAGATCCATCCCAG GACCTTTGTTCTGGCCAACCTTCGTCGTCGCAATTCTTGCTGCTATTATTGCAAGCCAAGCTATGCTCTCTGGTGCATTTGCTATCCTTTCCAAGGCACTGTCACTCGGTTGTCTTCCCAGGGTCCAAGTGATCCACACCTCTAAGAAGTACGAGGGGCAGGTGTACATTCCTGAGGTGAACTTCATGATGGGACTGGCGAGCATCATAGTCACAATTGCCTTCAGAACTACCACCAGCATCGGCAATGCTTATG GGATCTGTGTCGTGACCACATTCTCCATCACCACCCATCTGGTGACGGTCGTGATGCTCCTCATATGGAAGAAGCACATCATCTTCGTTCTTCTGTTCTACGTTGTGTTCACTTGCACAGAACTGATCTACCTCTCCTCCATACTGTCCAAGTTCATCCAGGGTGGGTACCTCCCGTTCTGCTTTGCGCTGGTCCTGATGACTCTGATGGCGACATGGCACTACGTCCATGTCAAGAGATACTGGTATGAGCTTGACCACATTGTGCCCACAAACCAAATGACGACTCTGCTCGAGAAGAACGATGTGCAGCGGATCCCAGGGGTGGGACTCCTGTACACAGAGCTCGTCCAGGGCATCCCGCCAGTGTTCCCTCGGCTGATCAAGAAGATACCATCCGTGCACTCCATCTTTCTGTTCATGTCGATCAAGCACCTGCCGATCTCACATGTGGTGCCGGCAGAGAGGTTCCTCTTCCGGCAGGTTGGCCCGAGggagcaccggatgttccggtGCGTGGCAAGGTACGGGTACAGCGACTCGCTGGAGGAGCCCAAGGAGTTTGCAGGGTTCCTCGTGGACAGGCTGAAGATGTTCATCCAGGAAGAAATTGCTTTCGCTCAGAATGACGCAGAGAATGAAGACCACACTGAGGTTCCAGATGCACCGACCAGGCCAAGGCGGTCCACAAACTCTGTGGTGCACAGCGAGGAGGCGATCGAACCGCGGGTGAGCAGCAACTCTGGGAGGATCACTGTCCATGCGAATCAAACCATCGAGGAGGAGAAACAACTGATTGACAGAGAGGTGGAGCGAGGGGTGGTGTACCTGATGGGAGAGGCCACTGTGTCAGCAGGGCCCAAGTCATCAATCTTGAAGAAGGTAGTTGTCAACTACATCTACACATTCTTGAGGAAGAACTTGACGGAGGGGCACAAGGCATTGTCCATTCCGAAAGATCAGCTGCTCAAAGTTGGAATCACATATGAAATATAG